One region of Danio aesculapii chromosome 7, fDanAes4.1, whole genome shotgun sequence genomic DNA includes:
- the nitr9 gene encoding novel immune-type receptor 9 has protein sequence MINFWIFGLFCLTGISSTHPNAPPVFVKLGESVHMSCVYQSQMARHFSWYKHEPGQNPMLISTIYKYDHTAQFFNNFGNYSRFSVLNENGVHHLTIRNIQFSDSATYYCGGAYSNVMEVVKGTRVIVQGLEKHTVVKHHDLIPSHSGDSVGLTCTVLNQKCVGNHSMYWLIVESQDSPPRIISTHGTPVDQCELISDADFRALRCVYSFSRKDFRLSNSETYSCTVTACGEKLDRNGSKLDIGADSTEEMMILVLLSIARTCLLLIVIVMVNIWYCVYFKRISTAVHYPSDMAF, from the exons GCATTTCTTCAACACACCCGAATGCACCACCTGTGTTTGTTAAACTGGGAGAAAGCGTTCATATGTCGTGCGTATACCAGAGCCAGATGGCTAGGCACTTCTCATGGTACAAGCACGAACCTGGACAGAATCCTATGCTCATCTCCACCATTTACAAGTACGATCATACGGCCCAGTTTTTCAATAACTTCGGGAATTATTCACGATTCTCTGTGCTGAATGAAAACGGCGTGCATCATTTGACGATTAGAAACATACAGTTCTCAGACTCTGCAACGTACTACTGTGGAGGCGCTTATTCCAATGTAATGGAAGTTGTCAAAGGGACAAGGGTGATAGTTCAAG gtttggaaaagCACACTGTAGTAAAACATCATGATTTGATTCCATCCCATTCTGGAGATTCAGTGGGTCTTACATGCACTGTTTTGAaccagaaatgtgttggaaatcaCAGCATGTATTGGCTCATAGTTGAATCGCAAGACTCTCCTCCAAGAATCATTAGCACTCATGGAACTCCTGTTGATCAGTGTGAATTGATCTCTGATGCTGATTTTAGAGCACTCAGATGCGTCTACAGCTTCTCCAGGAAGGACTTCAGACTTTCTAACAGTGAAACTTACAGCTGCACAGTTACCGCATGTGGAGAGAAACTGGACAGAAATGGGTCTAAACTGGACATAG GTGCTGATTCCACAGAAGAGATGATGATTTTGGTTCTTCTTTCCATTGCTAGAACATGTCTTCTCTTAATCGTTATTGTCATGGTTAATATTTGGtactgtgtttattttaaaagaatttcAACAGCTGTTCATTATCCATCGGATATGGCTTTCTGA